Proteins co-encoded in one Longimicrobium sp. genomic window:
- a CDS encoding type II toxin-antitoxin system RelE/ParE family toxin yields the protein MADDRKRVPARFWKSRTGVEPVRDWFQSLSREDRRTIGTDIAMVEFGWPVGMPTCRAMGGGLLEVRSDLEDKRTARVLFCFADGQMVLLHGFIKKSEKTPKEEPELARKRKREMEL from the coding sequence ATGGCCGACGACCGCAAGCGGGTCCCCGCGCGCTTCTGGAAGAGCCGGACTGGTGTGGAGCCGGTGCGGGATTGGTTTCAGAGCTTGAGCAGGGAGGACCGGAGGACAATCGGAACCGACATCGCCATGGTCGAATTCGGCTGGCCCGTCGGGATGCCCACATGCCGCGCGATGGGCGGTGGCCTGCTGGAGGTGCGCAGCGACCTCGAAGACAAGCGGACAGCGCGTGTACTCTTCTGCTTTGCCGATGGCCAAATGGTACTGCTGCACGGCTTCATCAAGAAGTCTGAGAAGACGCCGAAAGAGGAACCGGAACTCGCTCGGAAACGCAAACGTGAGATGGAACTATGA
- a CDS encoding amino acid permease, with amino-acid sequence MHTHASGAALPDNDPGPGTDRLQRQLGLWSAMAVLVGSTIGSGIFRVPSTIAGEVGTVGAMAMLWILGALIALFGALTLAELAALFPRSGGIYVFLREAYGPLPAFLFGWTEMLVIRPSALGGIAMLFAEYVQTFVPITEGQVRLVAMAAIVTLATANIVSLKFGALVQNASTAAKAATLVGLAVTAFVVGDYAGGSFAQPILWSPTSWGGFGIALVAVMWAYDGWADLTFMAGEVKDPSRNLPRALLGGTAAVVVIYLVVNAAYLYVLPSAEMPGKPLVAADAARTLFGQAGASIVAAMVMLSAFGALNGSTMTGPRIFYAMAEDGLFFRPIAAVHPRFRTPYAAITMAAVLGIGYVSFRNFEQLADAFILGIWPFYALAVLAVFTLRRSRPDLERPYRTWGYPVVPIVFLLASVAMLLNAAIRETGSTLFGFGIILLGIPVFFIWQGVRRREAGGTGGWGAGGGGAGGGGAGG; translated from the coding sequence ATGCACACCCACGCTTCAGGCGCGGCACTCCCGGACAACGATCCCGGACCCGGTACGGACCGGCTGCAGCGGCAGCTCGGGCTGTGGAGCGCCATGGCGGTGCTGGTGGGGTCGACGATCGGGAGCGGGATCTTTCGCGTGCCCAGCACCATCGCCGGCGAGGTGGGGACGGTGGGGGCGATGGCGATGCTCTGGATCCTCGGCGCGCTGATCGCCCTCTTCGGCGCGCTGACGCTGGCGGAGCTGGCGGCGCTCTTTCCGCGCTCCGGCGGGATCTACGTCTTCCTGCGCGAGGCGTACGGGCCACTCCCCGCCTTCCTCTTCGGGTGGACGGAGATGCTGGTGATCCGGCCGTCCGCGCTGGGCGGAATCGCGATGCTCTTCGCGGAGTACGTGCAGACCTTTGTGCCCATCACCGAGGGGCAGGTGCGGCTCGTGGCGATGGCGGCGATCGTGACGCTGGCTACCGCCAACATCGTGTCGCTGAAGTTCGGGGCGCTGGTGCAGAACGCGTCCACCGCGGCCAAGGCGGCGACGCTGGTGGGTCTCGCGGTGACGGCGTTCGTGGTGGGCGACTACGCGGGCGGGAGCTTCGCGCAGCCGATCCTCTGGTCGCCGACGAGCTGGGGCGGGTTCGGGATCGCGCTGGTGGCGGTGATGTGGGCGTACGACGGGTGGGCGGACCTGACGTTCATGGCAGGCGAGGTCAAGGACCCGAGCCGCAACCTGCCGCGGGCCCTGCTGGGGGGCACCGCCGCGGTCGTGGTCATCTACCTGGTGGTGAACGCCGCGTACCTGTACGTCCTCCCGTCGGCGGAGATGCCCGGGAAGCCGCTGGTGGCGGCGGATGCGGCGCGCACGCTCTTCGGGCAGGCGGGGGCGTCGATCGTCGCGGCGATGGTGATGCTCTCCGCTTTCGGGGCGCTGAACGGCTCCACAATGACGGGGCCGCGCATCTTCTACGCGATGGCGGAGGACGGGCTCTTCTTTCGTCCCATCGCCGCGGTGCACCCGCGCTTCCGCACGCCATACGCGGCAATCACGATGGCGGCCGTGCTGGGGATCGGCTACGTCTCGTTCCGCAACTTCGAGCAGCTGGCGGACGCCTTCATCCTGGGAATCTGGCCGTTCTACGCGCTGGCGGTGCTCGCCGTCTTCACGCTGCGCCGCTCGCGGCCCGACCTCGAGCGCCCGTACCGCACCTGGGGCTACCCGGTGGTTCCCATCGTCTTCCTCCTCGCCTCGGTGGCGATGCTGCTCAACGCCGCCATCCGCGAGACGGGGTCGACGCTGTTCGGGTTCGGGATCATCCTGCTGGGGATCCCGGTGTTCTTCATCTGGCAGGGAGTGAGGCGGCGGGAGGCGGGGGGCACCGGCGGATGGGGCGCCGGGGGCGGAGGCGCCGGGGGCGGAGGCGCCGGGGGCTGA
- a CDS encoding M1 family metallopeptidase translates to MKRWSPTLVGALLGLGAAAPAAHAQDPAASAGAMAARRAVPNPIVIPRDFQRAVARGTRTSTGAPGPRYWQQRADYRIRATVDAAAKTLTGSETITYHNRSPDTLRVVWLQLMQNVHQPEAPRNEEAEVTGGYRFTRVAAGGQPVRESEDLRSGSGYSIDFTRMAIRPASPVLPGDSVRLELDWSYKIPQAGAGARMGHSRDNLLYLAYWYPQMAVYDDVGGWQTDPFLGGAEFYMGYGSYEYTVDAPEGWVVMGTGNLANPERVLPADVLQRWRRAAQSDSTVHVLGAGGFGAGKATLRGANGRLQWTFRADSVRDVAFSMTRESNWDAARTPVGDRNGDGRTDYVLIQSLWRSTAPRWANSVKYSQQSITHHSEFTGVRYPWPHMTAVEGEDIMGGGMEYPMMTLIGPYSAQGDTALYNVTAHELGHMWFPMIIGVDERRYGWMDEGTTNFNENEAHNDFFRGAPNAHQREQAQYVNFVNSVGDPELLRWTDLQQPNLGGFATYTKPATLLSALRAVLGEETFLRTYRDYARTWAFKHPKPWDFFNAFNAGAGRNLDWFWSTWYKEAWTLDQAVGSVTSSGASTVITVEDRGSAPMPARLLVTRQDGTTERREVPVETWLGGARTATVSVPSGSSPVVRVEIDPTSSFPDVDRANNVWTR, encoded by the coding sequence ATGAAGCGCTGGTCCCCCACGCTGGTCGGCGCGCTGCTCGGGCTAGGGGCCGCGGCCCCGGCCGCGCACGCGCAGGACCCCGCCGCATCCGCCGGCGCCATGGCGGCACGGCGGGCGGTCCCCAACCCGATCGTGATCCCGCGCGACTTCCAGCGCGCCGTCGCCCGCGGGACGCGCACCAGCACCGGCGCGCCCGGGCCGCGCTACTGGCAGCAGCGCGCCGACTATCGCATCCGCGCCACCGTGGACGCGGCGGCGAAGACGCTCACCGGCAGCGAGACCATCACCTACCACAACCGCTCGCCAGACACGCTGCGCGTGGTGTGGCTGCAGCTGATGCAGAACGTCCATCAGCCCGAGGCGCCGCGCAACGAGGAGGCCGAGGTCACCGGCGGCTACCGCTTCACGCGCGTGGCGGCGGGCGGGCAGCCGGTGCGCGAGAGCGAGGACCTGCGCTCCGGCTCCGGCTACTCCATCGACTTCACGCGCATGGCCATCCGCCCCGCGAGCCCCGTGCTCCCGGGCGACTCCGTGCGCCTGGAGCTGGATTGGAGCTACAAGATTCCGCAGGCCGGCGCCGGGGCGCGGATGGGGCACAGCCGCGACAACCTGCTGTACCTGGCCTACTGGTACCCGCAGATGGCGGTGTACGACGACGTCGGCGGCTGGCAGACCGACCCGTTCCTGGGCGGCGCCGAGTTCTACATGGGGTACGGCAGCTACGAGTACACCGTCGACGCGCCCGAGGGTTGGGTGGTGATGGGTACCGGCAACCTCGCCAACCCCGAGCGGGTGCTTCCGGCCGACGTGCTCCAGCGCTGGCGTCGCGCGGCGCAGAGCGACTCGACGGTGCACGTGCTGGGCGCGGGCGGCTTCGGGGCGGGGAAGGCCACGCTGCGCGGCGCCAACGGCCGCCTGCAGTGGACCTTTCGGGCGGACAGCGTGCGCGACGTGGCGTTCAGCATGACGCGCGAGTCCAACTGGGACGCGGCGCGCACCCCCGTCGGCGACCGCAACGGCGACGGGCGCACGGACTACGTCCTCATCCAGTCGCTCTGGCGCTCGACGGCGCCGCGCTGGGCGAATTCGGTGAAGTACTCGCAGCAGTCCATCACCCACCACTCCGAGTTCACGGGGGTGCGCTACCCGTGGCCGCACATGACCGCGGTGGAGGGGGAGGACATCATGGGCGGCGGGATGGAGTACCCCATGATGACGCTGATCGGCCCGTACAGCGCCCAGGGCGACACGGCGCTCTACAACGTGACGGCGCACGAGCTCGGCCACATGTGGTTCCCCATGATCATCGGGGTGGACGAGCGGCGCTACGGGTGGATGGACGAGGGGACCACCAACTTCAACGAGAACGAGGCGCACAACGACTTTTTCCGCGGCGCCCCCAACGCGCACCAGCGGGAGCAGGCGCAGTACGTCAACTTCGTGAACAGCGTCGGCGACCCGGAACTGCTCCGATGGACGGACCTGCAGCAGCCGAACCTGGGCGGCTTCGCCACCTACACCAAGCCCGCCACGCTGCTCTCGGCGCTGCGGGCCGTGCTCGGCGAGGAGACCTTCCTGCGCACCTACCGCGACTACGCCCGCACCTGGGCCTTCAAGCACCCGAAGCCGTGGGACTTCTTCAACGCCTTCAACGCGGGTGCCGGGCGCAACCTGGATTGGTTCTGGTCCACCTGGTACAAGGAGGCGTGGACGCTGGATCAGGCGGTAGGCAGCGTTACAAGTAGTGGCGCTAGCACAGTTATAACGGTCGAGGACCGCGGCAGCGCGCCGATGCCGGCCCGCCTGCTGGTCACGCGGCAGGACGGCACCACGGAGCGGCGCGAGGTGCCGGTGGAGACGTGGCTCGGCGGCGCGCGCACCGCCACGGTGAGCGTGCCTTCTGGCAGCTCGCCGGTGGTGCGGGTGGAGATCGATCCCACCAGCTCCTTCCCCGATGTGGACCGCGCGAACAACGTCTGGACGCGCTGA
- a CDS encoding S9 family peptidase — MLTRARPAIAAGIFALAALAPAQAQQTLSVERIFAGRDFRTEGLPALQWMRDGQRYSYVDARADGTTDLVAEDARTGTKTRLVDGSRLVPAGQQKPIEIEDYSWTPDERKLLLYTNSQPVWRENTKGIYYVYDLDTGRLTPASTRPGWQMFAKLSPDARRVGFVRDHDIYVTDLATGRESRLTSDGSDQIINGTFDWVYEEELGLQDGWRWSPDGARIAFWRLDASREQTFNWINETDSAYSRVVSLRYPKAGSPNAIAKVGVVEVAGGAPRWVDTGNDPEVYLARMEWAESPNEIVIQRLNRHQNRLEVMLADARTGASRTVFTDTDPAWVEVDDDFHWVNGGRDFLFTSERDGFNHLYLVSRDGRNVRQITRGQWDVTSITAVDEPGGRVYFGAHAPTPEQTQLFRVKLDGTGQQQVTREPGTHAARISTGSPYFLDTYSSAGTPPVIRLHNTGDGAVVRTLVDNARVRQTVASLGIRKPEFFSFRTPDGTELRGWTIKPANFDASRKYPVLMYVYGGPGSQTVMNSWGGTRYLWHQMLAQRGYVVVSVDNRGTGARGSAFKKATYLKLGAVETADQIQAARYLATQPWVDASRIGIWGWSYGGFMTASAMFAPGSPFKAGIAVAPVVDWSLYDTIYTERFMRTPRENAEGYRRNAPVSNAAGLRGRFLLVHGTGDDNVHFQNSTQLVNALQAANKQFDFMMYPNRNHGISGGITSQHLYTMMTNWVAENL; from the coding sequence ATGCTGACACGGGCCCGCCCGGCCATCGCAGCCGGGATCTTTGCGCTCGCCGCGCTCGCGCCCGCGCAGGCGCAGCAGACGCTCTCGGTGGAGCGCATCTTCGCCGGCCGCGACTTCCGGACGGAGGGGCTCCCTGCCCTCCAGTGGATGCGCGACGGGCAGCGCTACTCGTATGTGGACGCCCGCGCGGACGGGACCACGGACCTGGTGGCCGAGGACGCGCGCACCGGCACGAAGACGCGCCTGGTGGACGGCTCCAGACTGGTGCCGGCGGGCCAGCAGAAGCCCATCGAGATCGAGGATTACAGCTGGACCCCGGACGAGCGGAAGCTGCTCCTCTACACCAACTCGCAGCCGGTGTGGCGCGAGAACACCAAGGGGATCTACTACGTCTACGATCTGGACACGGGACGGCTGACCCCCGCCTCCACGCGGCCGGGGTGGCAGATGTTCGCCAAGCTCTCGCCGGATGCGCGGCGCGTGGGCTTCGTGCGCGACCACGACATCTACGTCACCGACCTGGCCACGGGGCGGGAGTCGCGGCTGACGAGCGACGGGAGCGACCAGATCATCAACGGCACCTTTGACTGGGTGTACGAGGAAGAGCTGGGGCTGCAGGACGGGTGGCGCTGGAGCCCGGACGGGGCGCGCATCGCTTTCTGGCGCCTGGATGCCAGCCGCGAGCAGACCTTCAACTGGATCAACGAGACGGACAGCGCCTACTCGCGCGTCGTCAGCCTGCGCTACCCCAAGGCGGGCTCCCCCAACGCCATCGCAAAGGTTGGCGTGGTGGAGGTCGCGGGCGGGGCGCCGCGCTGGGTGGACACGGGGAACGACCCCGAGGTGTACCTGGCGCGGATGGAGTGGGCCGAGTCGCCCAACGAGATCGTGATCCAGCGCCTGAACCGGCACCAGAACCGCCTGGAGGTGATGCTGGCCGACGCGCGCACGGGCGCCAGCCGCACCGTCTTCACCGACACCGATCCCGCGTGGGTGGAGGTGGACGACGACTTCCACTGGGTGAACGGGGGGCGCGACTTCCTCTTCACCAGCGAGCGCGACGGCTTCAACCACCTGTACCTGGTGAGCCGCGACGGGCGCAACGTCCGCCAGATCACGCGCGGGCAGTGGGACGTCACCAGCATCACCGCGGTGGACGAGCCGGGCGGCCGCGTCTACTTCGGCGCCCACGCACCCACGCCCGAGCAGACGCAGCTCTTCCGCGTGAAGCTGGACGGCACGGGGCAGCAGCAGGTCACCCGCGAGCCGGGCACGCACGCGGCGCGCATCTCCACCGGCTCGCCGTACTTCCTGGACACCTACTCCAGCGCGGGCACTCCGCCGGTGATCCGCCTGCACAACACCGGCGACGGCGCCGTGGTGCGCACCCTGGTGGACAACGCGCGCGTCCGCCAGACGGTGGCGTCGCTCGGAATCCGCAAGCCCGAATTCTTCTCCTTCCGCACGCCCGACGGCACGGAGCTGCGCGGGTGGACGATCAAGCCCGCCAACTTCGACGCCAGCAGGAAGTACCCGGTGCTGATGTACGTGTACGGCGGCCCCGGCTCGCAGACGGTGATGAACTCGTGGGGCGGCACGCGCTACCTGTGGCACCAGATGCTGGCGCAGCGCGGCTACGTGGTGGTGAGCGTGGACAACCGCGGCACCGGCGCGCGCGGCAGCGCCTTCAAGAAGGCCACATACCTGAAGCTCGGCGCCGTCGAGACCGCGGACCAGATCCAGGCGGCGCGCTACCTGGCAACGCAGCCGTGGGTGGACGCGAGCCGCATCGGCATCTGGGGGTGGAGCTACGGCGGCTTCATGACGGCGTCGGCGATGTTCGCGCCCGGCAGCCCGTTCAAGGCCGGGATCGCGGTGGCGCCGGTAGTGGACTGGAGCCTGTACGACACCATCTACACCGAGCGCTTCATGCGCACCCCGCGTGAGAACGCCGAGGGCTACCGCCGCAACGCGCCGGTGAGCAACGCGGCGGGCCTGCGCGGACGCTTCCTGCTGGTGCACGGCACCGGCGACGACAACGTGCACTTCCAGAACTCGACGCAGCTGGTGAACGCGCTGCAGGCGGCGAACAAGCAGTTCGACTTCATGATGTACCCGAACCGCAACCACGGCATCTCGGGCGGCATCACCTCGCAGCACCTCTATACCATGATGACGAACTGGGTCGCCGAGAACCTGTAA